The Candidatus Dormiibacterota bacterium DNA segment GTCGCCCCGCTGACCGTGACCGGCACCACCTACACCTGCGGCACCTGCCGGCCCGGCCCCGGCTACGGCACCGCGGCGGGGACGCTGACCGCGGCGCCCGGGGTGACGGTGTCGAGCATCACCCTCACCGCGGTCTGCTACGAGGGCGACGCCATCACCGGCGGCGACACCTCGGTCGAGACGGTCACGGCGCTGCCGAAGCCGGTGCAGGAACCGGTGATCATCAGCGCGGTGCCGACCCGCTGCGACCTGTACGCCGCACCCGGGTCCTGACCCGCCGGCGCCGGGCGCCGCGCTCTAGACTGCCGGCCATGCTCCGGACCCGCCATCGGCCGACCCTGCTGGGCATCGCCGGGCTGATGGCAGGGTCGGGCACCCTGCACCTCGTGGCTCCGGGCTTCTACCGGCGGATCGTGCCGCGGGTGCTCGGCCATGCCGACACGGTGGTGGCGGTCAGCGGGATCTGCGAGCTCGCCTGCGCCGCGCTGCTGCTGGTGCCGGCGACCCGGCGGCTGGGGGCGTACGCGACCGCCGCGCTGCTGGTGGCGGTGTTCCCCGCCAACGTGCAGATGGCGGTCGACGGCGGCCTCGGGGGCGGCTCGTTCCCGGTCAACAGTGCGGTGGTGGCGTGGCTGCGGCTGCCCCTGCAGGTGCCGCTGGTGGTCTGGGCGCTGCGGCTGCGCGAGGACGCTTCCGGCCCTCCCCGCTGACCCCATCGAGGGGAGGGCAGCGGGGGCGCCCGGCGCCCCGCTCAGCGCGGCCGCGCGGGGACGTCGCGCGACACCGTCGACCGAGTGTGCTGCGGCATCAGTATGCGCCCCGGAATCGCGAATCCACGTCCCGCGACTCTCCGTCCGGTTGCGGGAAAGGGGGGGAGCCGCCGCCGCGCCGTGGCCACGATCTCCCCCGTTCACACACCCGGGTCGGAGAGTGGGGATGGCTCCGCCACCCGCGGCGCCATACCGTACCGGGTGCATCGACAGCAGTCCGGGCCGTGAGGAGGCAGCAATGGCGATCGACACCCGGCCACGCCGACCCGAGGTCGCGCTGGTCGACCGGCTGCCACGCAGGCTGCTGATCGGCGGCGCCTGGGTCGACGCCCAGACCGACGCCACCTTCGACACCGTCGACCCCGCCACCGGCGAGGTGCTCGCCACCCTGCCCGCCGGCACCGCCGCCGACGTCGACCGCGCCGTCCGCGCCGCCCGCACGGCGTTCGAGGACAGCTGGCGCCACCTCTCCCCCGCCGCCCGCGGCCGCTGCCTGCTCCGCCTCGCCGACCTCATCGACGAGAACGCCGAGGAGCTGGCCACCATCGAGACCCTCGACGTGGGCAAGCCGCTCACCGAGTCGCAGTACATCGACATGGCGGTGACCAGCGAGGTCTACCGCTACTACGGCGGGTGGGCGACGAAGATCACCGGCCAGACCCTGCCGGTCTCGCCGGTGGTGGGCTCCGCCTTCGCGTACACGCGCCGCGAGCCGTACGGCGTGGTCGGCTGCATCGTCCCCTGGAACTTCCCCTTCCTGCTCACCGCATGGAAGCTGGGCCCGGCGCTGGCGGCGGGCAACACCATCGTGCTCAAGCCCGCGGAGAACACCTCGCTCAGCTCGCTGCGGCTCGGCGAGCTGTTCGCGGAGGCGGGCTTCCCCGACGGTGTGCTGAACATCGTCACCGGCCTCGGACATGAGGCGGGGCAGGCGGTGGCCGAGCACCCGGGGATCGACACGGTGAGCTTCACCGGCAGCACCGCCACCGGCCGCCGCATCCTCCAGGCCTCGGTGAGCACCCTCCACCCCGTGCACCTCGAGCTCGGCGGCAAGAGCCCGAACATCGTGCTCGCCGACGCCAACCTCGACGACGCCGTGCAGGGCGCCTTCACCGCGATCTTCGTGAACCAGGGCCAGGTCTGCTGCGCCGGGTCGCGGCTGTACGTCGAGCGCAGCGTCCACGACGAGGTCGTCGAGCGGCTCGCCGCCGAGGCCGAGGAGGTCGTGCTCGGGCACGGGCTCGACGCCGACACGACGATGGGCCCGCTGGTGTCGGAGGTGCAGCAGCGGCGCGTCGCCGGCTACGTCGAGGAGGGCGTCCGGGCGGGGGCCAGCTGCCGCA contains these protein-coding regions:
- a CDS encoding aldehyde dehydrogenase family protein; translation: MAIDTRPRRPEVALVDRLPRRLLIGGAWVDAQTDATFDTVDPATGEVLATLPAGTAADVDRAVRAARTAFEDSWRHLSPAARGRCLLRLADLIDENAEELATIETLDVGKPLTESQYIDMAVTSEVYRYYGGWATKITGQTLPVSPVVGSAFAYTRREPYGVVGCIVPWNFPFLLTAWKLGPALAAGNTIVLKPAENTSLSSLRLGELFAEAGFPDGVLNIVTGLGHEAGQAVAEHPGIDTVSFTGSTATGRRILQASVSTLHPVHLELGGKSPNIVLADANLDDAVQGAFTAIFVNQGQVCCAGSRLYVERSVHDEVVERLAAEAEEVVLGHGLDADTTMGPLVSEVQQRRVAGYVEEGVRAGASCRTGGGVPGGDLAGGYFYQPTLLTGVSDDMTVAREEIFGPVLSVMSFDDIDEVVRRANDSTYGLAAGIWTRDISKAHRIAHALQAGLVWINAYNMLDPAAPFGGYKQSGFGRDLGEEGLNAYTQTKTVWVGLD